The proteins below come from a single Thermopolyspora flexuosa genomic window:
- a CDS encoding acetylornithine transaminase produces the protein MSRNEDLLARHQAALMPTYAPQPVALVRGEGPYVWDADGNRYLDLIGGIAVNALGHNHPALVGAVTAQVSRIAHTSNLFVNEPSVLLAERLQGLLGGDCRVFLTNSGTEANECAYKLVIKHGKANGRRYIVAAENGFHGRTTGALSLTGKASIREPFGPFPVEVRFVPYGDADALKQAVTDECAAVFLEPTLGEAGVVPPPEGYLRTAREICDATGALFVMDEIQSGVGRTGHWFAHQAENVRPDIVTLAKGLGGGLPIGACAGFGPAGTIFGKGDHGSTFGGNPVACAAALAVLDTIEKENLLAHATRAAEHLHTGLAGIDHPLLRGVRGRGLWLAAVLTEPVAGRVEEAARSAGFLVNAVQPDAVRLAPPLVTTLDQLTSFVDAFPAILTQAATPPTTKDPS, from the coding sequence ATGAGCCGGAACGAAGACCTGCTGGCCCGGCACCAGGCCGCCTTGATGCCGACGTACGCCCCGCAGCCGGTGGCGCTCGTGCGCGGCGAGGGCCCGTACGTGTGGGACGCCGACGGCAACCGCTACCTCGACCTGATCGGCGGCATCGCGGTGAACGCGCTCGGCCACAACCACCCCGCGCTGGTCGGCGCGGTGACCGCCCAGGTGTCGCGGATCGCGCACACCAGCAACCTGTTCGTCAACGAGCCGTCGGTGCTGCTCGCCGAGCGGCTGCAGGGCCTGCTCGGCGGCGACTGCCGGGTGTTCCTCACCAACTCCGGCACCGAGGCGAACGAGTGCGCCTACAAGCTCGTGATCAAGCACGGCAAGGCGAACGGCCGCCGCTACATCGTCGCCGCGGAGAACGGCTTCCACGGCCGCACCACCGGCGCCCTGTCGCTCACCGGCAAGGCGTCGATCCGCGAGCCGTTCGGCCCGTTCCCGGTCGAGGTGCGCTTCGTGCCGTACGGCGACGCCGACGCGCTCAAGCAGGCGGTCACCGACGAGTGCGCCGCGGTGTTCCTCGAGCCCACCCTCGGCGAGGCCGGCGTGGTCCCGCCGCCGGAGGGCTACCTGCGCACCGCCCGCGAGATCTGCGACGCCACCGGCGCGCTGTTCGTCATGGACGAGATCCAGTCGGGCGTCGGCCGTACCGGGCACTGGTTCGCCCACCAGGCCGAGAACGTCAGGCCCGACATCGTCACCCTCGCCAAGGGTCTCGGCGGCGGCCTCCCGATCGGTGCGTGCGCCGGTTTCGGCCCCGCAGGTACGATCTTCGGCAAGGGCGACCACGGCTCCACGTTCGGCGGCAACCCCGTCGCGTGCGCCGCCGCCCTCGCCGTACTCGACACGATCGAGAAGGAGAACCTGCTGGCCCACGCCACCAGGGCCGCCGAGCACCTGCACACCGGGCTCGCCGGCATCGACCACCCGCTGCTGCGCGGCGTGCGCGGCCGCGGTCTCTGGCTCGCCGCCGTGCTCACCGAGCCGGTGGCCGGGCGGGTGGAGGAGGCCGCCCGGTCGGCCGGGTTCCTCGTCAACGCGGTCCAGCCGGACGCGGTGCGCCTCGCGCCGCCGCTCGTGACCACGCTGGACCAGCTCACGAGCTTCGTGGACGCGTTCCCGGCCATCCTCACCCAGGCGGCCACGCCCCCGACCACCAAGGACCCGTCATGA
- the argB gene encoding acetylglutamate kinase, with protein sequence MSSPLKPVDKAAVLIESLPWLERFHGKIVVVKYGGHAMTDEALRKSFADDVVFLRYAGLKPVVVHGGGPQINAHLDRLGIESTFTAGLRVTTPEAMEVVRMVLVGQVNREVVGEINRHGPLAVGMSGEDAHLFTAERKHAVVDGEKVDIGQVGEIVKVDPGAVRALLDDGRIPVVSSVARGEDGSVYNVNADTAAAALAVALQAQKLIMLTDVEGLYAKWSPDGERGEVIDRITADELAELLPTLSSGMIPKMEACLTAVRGGVPQAHVLDGRMPHSLLLEVFTDEGVGTMVLPTP encoded by the coding sequence ATGAGCTCACCACTGAAACCGGTAGACAAGGCCGCGGTCCTCATCGAGAGCCTGCCCTGGCTGGAGCGCTTCCACGGCAAGATCGTCGTGGTCAAGTACGGCGGGCACGCCATGACCGACGAGGCGCTGCGCAAGAGCTTCGCCGACGACGTCGTCTTCCTCCGCTACGCCGGGCTGAAGCCGGTCGTCGTGCACGGCGGCGGACCGCAGATCAACGCCCACCTCGACCGGCTCGGCATCGAGTCGACGTTCACCGCCGGGCTGCGCGTCACCACCCCCGAGGCGATGGAGGTGGTGCGCATGGTGCTCGTCGGCCAGGTGAACCGCGAGGTCGTCGGGGAGATCAACCGGCACGGCCCGCTCGCCGTGGGCATGTCCGGCGAGGACGCGCACCTGTTCACCGCCGAGCGCAAGCACGCCGTGGTCGACGGCGAGAAGGTGGACATCGGCCAGGTCGGCGAGATCGTCAAGGTGGACCCGGGCGCGGTGCGCGCGCTGCTCGACGACGGCCGCATCCCCGTGGTCTCCTCGGTGGCCCGCGGCGAGGACGGCTCGGTCTACAACGTCAACGCCGACACCGCCGCCGCGGCGCTCGCCGTGGCCCTCCAGGCGCAGAAGCTGATCATGCTCACCGACGTGGAGGGCCTGTACGCGAAGTGGTCCCCGGACGGCGAGCGCGGCGAGGTGATCGACCGCATCACCGCCGACGAGCTCGCCGAGCTGCTGCCCACGCTCTCCTCCGGGATGATCCCGAAGATGGAGGCGTGCCTCACCGCGGTGCGGGGCGGCGTGCCGCAGGCGCACGTGCTCGACGGGCGCATGCCGCACTCGCTGCTGCTTGAGGTGTTCACCGACGAGGGCGTCGGCACGATGGTGCTGCCCACGCCGTAA
- a CDS encoding arginine repressor — MKIPTTKAARHARIAELLRQQPIRSQPELAKLLAESGLEVTQATLSRDLEELGALKLRAEDGSLVYALPGEGGHRIPPARVGSSETPAARLRRIAEELLVSAEASANLVIVRTPPGAAQFLASAIDHAGWESILGTVAGDDTILVIARDPQGGDAVAEALLRAADRRA, encoded by the coding sequence GTGAAGATCCCGACGACGAAGGCGGCCCGGCACGCCCGGATCGCGGAGCTGCTCCGGCAGCAGCCGATCCGGTCCCAGCCCGAGCTCGCCAAGCTCCTCGCCGAGAGCGGCCTGGAGGTCACCCAGGCCACGCTCTCCCGCGACCTGGAGGAGCTCGGCGCGCTCAAGCTGCGTGCCGAGGACGGCTCGCTCGTCTACGCGCTCCCGGGCGAGGGCGGGCACCGCATCCCGCCCGCCCGGGTGGGCTCCTCGGAGACGCCCGCGGCCCGGCTGCGGCGCATCGCCGAGGAGCTCCTCGTCTCCGCCGAGGCGTCCGCGAACCTGGTGATCGTGCGGACCCCGCCGGGGGCGGCCCAGTTCCTCGCCTCGGCGATCGACCACGCCGGGTGGGAGTCGATCCTCGGCACCGTGGCGGGCGACGACACGATCCTGGTGATCGCCCGCGACCCGCAGGGCGGGGACGCGGTCGCCGAGGCCCTGCTGCGGGCGGCGGACCGGCGCGCCTGA
- the argF gene encoding ornithine carbamoyltransferase, with protein MTHPGTTADRAVRHFLRDDDLTPQEQAQVLDLADAMKKDRYGYRPLEGPRTVAVLFDKNSTRTRVSFAVGIGELGGLPLVIDAGQSQMGRGESIEDTARVLERQVAAIVWRTYGQDRIEAMAAASRVPVVNALTDSFHPCQILADLQTIREHKGDLAGRVLAYLGDGANNMAHSYLLGGATAGMHVRIGAPDGYRPDPAIVADAAAIAARTGGSVEVLADPKAAAEGADVIATDTWVSMGQEGKDERVAALRPYQVNAGLLAVAASDAIVLHCLPAYREMEITAEVLDGPQSVVWDQAENRLHAQKALLAFLLEQSGG; from the coding sequence ATGACCCACCCCGGCACCACCGCCGACCGGGCGGTTCGCCACTTCCTGCGCGACGACGACCTGACCCCGCAGGAGCAGGCCCAGGTCCTCGACCTCGCGGACGCGATGAAGAAGGACCGGTACGGCTACCGCCCGCTCGAGGGCCCCCGCACCGTCGCGGTGCTGTTCGACAAGAACTCCACCCGCACCCGCGTCTCGTTCGCGGTCGGCATCGGCGAGCTGGGCGGCCTGCCGCTCGTCATCGACGCCGGCCAGTCCCAGATGGGCCGCGGCGAGAGCATCGAGGACACCGCGCGGGTGCTGGAGCGCCAGGTCGCCGCGATCGTGTGGCGCACCTACGGGCAGGACCGCATCGAGGCGATGGCCGCCGCCTCCCGGGTGCCGGTGGTCAACGCGCTCACCGACTCGTTCCACCCCTGCCAGATCCTCGCCGACCTGCAGACGATCCGGGAGCACAAGGGCGACCTCGCCGGGCGCGTCCTCGCCTACCTCGGCGACGGCGCCAACAACATGGCGCACTCCTACCTGCTCGGCGGCGCGACCGCCGGCATGCACGTGCGCATCGGCGCCCCGGACGGCTACCGGCCGGACCCGGCGATCGTGGCCGACGCCGCGGCGATCGCCGCCCGGACCGGAGGCTCGGTCGAGGTGCTGGCCGACCCCAAGGCCGCGGCCGAGGGGGCGGACGTGATCGCCACCGACACCTGGGTGTCGATGGGGCAGGAGGGCAAGGACGAGCGGGTGGCCGCGCTGCGGCCGTACCAGGTCAACGCCGGATTGCTCGCCGTGGCGGCTTCGGACGCGATCGTGCTGCACTGCCTGCCCGCCTACCGTGAGATGGAGATCACCGCCGAGGTGCTCGACGGACCGCAGAGCGTGGTGTGGGATCAGGCGGAGAACCGGCTGCACGCGCAGAAGGCCCTGCTGGCGTTCCTGCTGGAACAGTCCGGAGGCTGA